The genomic stretch ATATTTGGTTTTCAACAATCAAGTAACAATGCGATCATCGACATGTACTCGGACATAGAAGAGGAAGTGAGAATATGGGAGGTCTATTAAATATTTGCAACAAACGATCACCCTtaaatataacaccaagatagATCTGCCCATCTATCTCCTTTATCATTGTATATCGTTCTTTTTCCATCTCATAAGAAGACTAGATATGATGTGCATCCTCTCTCCAAACTAATAGCAATGCTTAGCAAAGTTTCTGTGGTAgattatttttccctttttttccaaGAAAAAGCTCAAGTTGACCTCATTCCGATGTTTGTGATAGGTCATCTACAGAACTAAAAGACAATTCTCACAAAATGCACCCGTTTGTCACAGATCAAGCAATAATAACGAAGAAGGGAACATGATGATCAAATCTGAATCCGAAGAGCTTTGCCAAATGATTCAAAAGAAAAAACGCTCGAGGATGACCAAAAAGTTGTTGGTACCTGCGGTCCCCAACACATATTGTAGGCTTCCCATTAGGTGCGAACATGAGAAGGACAAGATCGATGTCACACAATATCGACAGCTCCTTCGCCTTCTTCAGTATTCCCGCTTTCCTCTTGGAATAAGTGACCTGCCGACTGCTGCTATTCTCCAATCTCTTTATCTTCAGTTTCACCCTCCCCATCGAATCCCTTGTCGGCTTCCCCTTCCcaaccctccctccctccctctctgtcTCACCCTCACGAAACCTTGTAAAGATGCGACCTTGGGCTTCAAAAGCTTCGAATACACCAAAAAGGAGGCGAAAAACTTGAGTCTCCGCGCTGCAACCAGAGATCGCAGTCACAGAACAACCAGAATCAAAATCTTTAGGGCTATTCCGGCAGCGAATACCAAAAAAGACAACGTTTCGGCGAATTCGCACCCCCTATCCCCAAGAAGCGATCTTTGGGGCTATTAATGCAGGTCATCCGAGGATCCAATCCAAGGGGAAAGAGGAAGCGGAAAGCCAGGGGATATCAAtttgcaggagagagagagagagagagagagagatgaaagagCGGGAGGGAAGGGTCAGCGAGTCCGTCCAACCAAAGCTGCTTCCCTAAGAAATCTCTGAGGTTGGTTAGTTAGCCGAACCGGAACGAAACGGTCCGGTTTTCTGCGCTCCGGCTTTTCGCGGCTCCCGTCTGATTCAAATGTCAAACGTCTCCACGATTTTTAAAGTATTCAGACATATATCACTTCtttctttttaacttaaatttacTTAATTTTCCTACTACTTGATGCATGTGTTTGAATGTTCGATGACATGTTATTATTTAGACTTTACAAgtatcataaatcatattaaataGAGCCCATCTTCCACTTCAATCTCTACAGTGGATCTTAATTTTTAAAGCCtccaaatatgatatttttatataaaattaatatttttaatattttcctaTATGGGAAGTTTTTAATGTCTTATAAAATCTAAGATACACAAAATAATGATAAGACAAGCAGGAAAATATATCCCTCAATTATCAAATACTAATAATTGTAAAAGgataatatatgtatgtatgtatagaaCTAGTGAATCAGCCTAATAGAAAACCATTGATAGTGACCACAGAAGCATGCTTGTGGGGTGAAAAGCGAGTGATCACTGACGGTGCTGGTTCTCATGTTCTTTAGGGGACAAATGTCTATGTATGTCCTCACCACCATGATTAAGACGCCATTTTTGTTACTGATGCTGTCGTTATATTGTAGGGAACTTTTGACAGGTAACAGGGCCATCAACATGCCAAATATCTTTATTGACAAGTTAAGCTTGTCAATAAGAATATAATCATCGTTTCAAGCATCTGACACATCAACAACATTATCAATCACATTAGTGATTGTTATGTAAGATCGATTGTATTAATGATAGTTATAATGAATCAAATTGTCGATCGTTGTGTCCAATTGATCATGGTCGTAACATTTTCTACTTGCATCGCATGTGTTATGGAAAGATGTCATTAACATCTTGATTAACCCCATATAGTCTAAATTCATATACGTAAAATTATTCAAGATATAATCAAGATAAAAACATGGAGTCTCGAGATGTCACTTTTATGAAGATTGAGATCAAAAGATGTTTTTCGATCCGATCCTTTCGAGTCTCAAGTTAATAAACTGAAATATGTGTGTATGATCGCATATGGTAAAACATGATTTTCGTTTTTTCACtataaacttttatatatgattGTAACGAGAgaaaatattctataaaatatgtTATAGAGAGATAATCCTCAatcgtctctaataatctctcctTGCCATTTTTTCCATATGAGTGATAAGGGTGAAATAGCTTGCAACCTCCTACATTGGACCCTTATTAACATAGATGGTCAAATGAGGGATAACTTTTCTCTTTTTCCTCGAGCATAGATGTCATGCAAATGACACATGTCAGATGGTGAATTGTTGACGATATCTCCTCTCCCCCCCCCCTCACTCCCCAAAATCATTTGTCCCTTCCAAAAGTATTCTTTAAGGGTTTTTGTAAGATGGACCTGAAGTGTGACATCTGGTTCATCCGACACATTCAGCTTACGGTTCTTTGATTGGTTCTCCGACTCATGGGGTGAATGCCAATGGGGATTGGGTCCTTGCATCGAGCTAATACTAATAGGGGATAGAGATGTCTGACTTGACCTATGCCTTGAAGCACTAACCTCCGAGGGTTGGTGACACCTCCATGCATCGAGTGAGCACCAATGAGGGTGAGGACACCCGACCTCCATGAGTCAAGCAAATCACCGACGGGGGTCGAGGACGCTTGACATATGCCTTTAATCAACAACCTCCGAGAGTTGAGGATACCCGACCTCTATGCATTAGGCGACGGAGGTTAGGGGAAGCTTGGCTTGTGCCTTTCAATCGACAATCTCTAAGGGTCGGGGGCACCCAACGTCCACTTATCGGGCAAATCATCGATGAGGGTTGAGGGTGCCTGACCCGTGTCTTGAATTAACGACCTTCGAGAATCACCTTCGAGGGTCGAGGATGCCCAACCTATACCTTAAATCGACAACCTCTAAGAGTCGATCTACGAGGGTCGAGGACACTCGACCTCTACTTATTGAGTGAGCTCCAATGAGGCTTAAGGATGCCCAACATCTGCACATTAGGTGAACGCTGACAAGGTCGATGGTACTTAACTTCCATGCGTTGGGCAAATCACCAATAAGGGGCAAGGATGCCCGATTTGAGCTTGACATATACCTTGAATCGATAACCTGGGTGAGCACTTCGCCTTGTGCTCCCATCATAGTGTGTTTATTCTCATGCAAACGATTTTTTTCTTGACTCACATGCCTCGAGTATATTTTGTTTTGTGCCTCCCGTCATGACGGATTTTCCTCATGTGGGTTGAGTTTTCTTAACTCATGGGCCTCAAGAATATTTTATCTTATACCTCTTGTCATAGTAGGTTTTTTCTCACACGAGTCAGATTTTTTCGACTCATGTGCTTCGAGCACATTTTGCTTTGTGTCTCGTTATGGTAGATTTTATCTCATGTGGTTGGATTTTTTCGACTTATATATCTCAAGtatattttgtcttgtgcctccCATCACGATAGGTTTTTCTTATGCAGGTTAAGTTTTCCCGACTTGTGCCTCGGGTATATTTTATCTTGTATCTTTCGTCATGATAGCTTTTTATTACGCTTTCCAAGGTGACCTTTGCACATTGATCACTTTTACATTTTTCGAGATGCCCATTCATTAATTAGTATTTCTTTGGATTCTACCCGAAGGGATATTTGTCTTAAATATAAGAGAAGAGATATTGCTCCTCTCCCTATGAATCTCTCTTACTACAAAGTCCTATATAGTCACGTAAGCTAGGTTGTACCTGTATCATATAGGCTAAGTCAAACTTGATTGTAAGGGTTAGGTCGTACATAGTCACAAGAGCTAAGTGATACTTGACTATATGGGTTGGATCGTGCATAACCATAACGGTTGGGTTGCTCCGATCTGACTGATCAACCCGATTTAGGTTAGATCCCAATTAGATTTTTtctattaaattagattttaatattttaaattattagagAGTAACTCAAatctataaattaaataatttaaatttatatttttaaatttaaaactaattaaatcataaaaattacacaTAATTATTGAATATATAGTTAAATGAATTAGAATTATtatattaatctaaaaataagaattttaataaaatcattataagtcaaataatcattctaatatcataaatcaataattattatttattaatataaaaatttaaaattaaaatatttatgcatcataaaattataacaatcctAAATTCTAaacattttttaaaagataaataataatttaaatttaaatttattttatttttacatataaaaatataatatttatcttgAATCTTTGTCTACATGGGCAATccagtaaaaaataatttttattttttatttttaatctaaaaaataaggCAAAGAACACGTATTAAACGATGAACGATTGATCATATCCTCGTTGTCAGCACTGAGTTCTGGTGATCCACTTTGATGAGTCATCTCCACATCCGTCTTCTTTCAGTCTCGACGCTTTGGTGGCACTCACACAGTAACCGACTTGGGAGACAACGCATCATTCGCGAACACAGCCAGAAAAGCGGGTAAATACGGATACGTAGATGTCAGTTTGCATGCTCGAACTCCTCCACCAGTGTAGATGCCAATCTATGAGTTCATACGGATACGTAGAATCTACGGGTACACACGTAAGTTTGACCGGTGGACAAATACACAACAGCTGCACCCGTATTCCACGTGCACTATGGTGAGCTTCCACGTGCGTTCATCCCGGGAAGCGGGCCACATGAGTCATCCATCGCACGTGGCTTCTTCTCAGCCGCAACACTCGCACGTGCTTCATTCCAGATCCCATCGCGTCCGTACAGCAAACGGCTCGACTCGAATAACTCCACGGATCCGCTCCGGTGATGCAAATCAGCGAATCCCCTTTACATATCGTCTCGGTTTGACACGTGGTACCGAATCGACCTTCCATTGGTGGCATTGTGGACCCGTGCGGCCCATCACTCTCCCTTTGTCGTCTTCTCTGTTGCTGCTTCCGACCGAAGCAATTGCGGTGCTCTTTCGCCACCTCCTTTTCTACCCCTGGCGCACAACGCGGTTTCCTTTGCCTCTCTTCTCTCGCCAAGGCTCTTTAATTTTCCACCAGAGGCCGCTCGCCGCCAACTCCTCTTCTTCAGCTCCTCTTCTTTATTAGGGTTTCCCTTTACGGCCGGATTCGAAACGGGAAGAAGCCATGGAGATGGACTCATGGGATCGGTTGTCCTCCGCCTCGAAGCGCCACGAGTCGATTCTTCGATCCCGATACGGTTAGTACTGGAGGATGTTGCTGTTCCTTCATTGTTTTGGTTAGTGTTAGCGGACCGGTTCTAATTGTTTCCTTATTACCCCTTTTTCCTGGATGTTAGATATGTACCTTGGATTGGAGGACACCGACGGAGGAGAAGATGACTCTCGAGCGGAGTTTCCGTGCCCGTTTTGCTTCGAGGACTTCGATCTGGTGGGATTGTGCTGTCATCTTGATGATGAGCACCCAGTGGAAGTGAAGACTGAGATAGTATGTCAATTCTGGTCCTTGGGATGCATTTGAAAGGGTTTTGGTCTGCTGTGTCACTCTGTTTGTTTTCTTTTGACTGTTGGATCAAAAATGGGATTTTGATGGGATTCTTCCAAGAAAAAAACGTCGTTTTTTTTGGCCTTTTGGTACCCTGTTGTACGTTGCTTGTGAGTTGCCTTCCTGTGTTACGAGTGCGACTCTGTATTTTCTTCTGATGGTATCAGCCCCTTGTGATGCTTGTTTGTTACTTTATTTGACCTTACTGAAATAGGAAGCCTTTTTCTTAAACGTTTTCTTCGTTTTTGATATCAATTCTTGTGTTTGATTTTTGCAAAAGGTTTTGGGTTTTGGTGGCTTCCCCAAGTCCTATTCTATGATGCTACAACCATTCCTTTCATCCAGttattttttttagtatttaaAATGATTTTTGTATAATTTTCATCTCTCATATAGTCGTGGTTTAAATTGATATTTTAGTCATTCAGAAGCGAGAGATTTATAGTTGTTTTGTTCCCATGGACTTTTATGTCTCTGCAGTCTGAATTGCATATCTATACCTCTTGAATTATACTTAATCAGAAATTCAGTATGTTTAGATTCTTCTTGTGGTTGTTCAGTTAGCATGAAAATGGTGGCTTCGAAAGAGTGATGGAACTAGGATTTCATCCCTGGATTGTACCAATGTATTATCCTTAGATATGTCCCTAACCACATCGTAGAGCTCAaggaaaaaatcaaaagaaatctTTAGCTATTACATCCCAAGATTTGGGCATGTTGTTGTCATGGTCCAGCTTGATTCTCTCACCAAGTCCAATACGCtatgatatcatttatcataatTCTTATCGGATATTTGATCCATTAACTTTGAGCCACTTATAAAAAATGCTTAAGCCAAAGTTAATGATAATATACTTATCTGACCTTAAAATCCAATTTAACCCAATTAAAGTCTTTTTTTTCAGTGTGGACCTAAATTGTACAAGCTCCAATGAATGATAGATATTTGGAGAGAAAACCTGGTTATTTGAGGTTGTCAAATGCTAGTTATAATGGAATCCATCTTGAGAAAATAGTAGATTTGCAGCCCTATTGTTTTACACCCAACTGTTGCTTGTCTCAATAGGTCTGTTTCCAGGCCCTAGGCAGTTTTTTTTACTGATTTTGATCTTCAACTTGAATATGTTGCATATATTCTTTAATCATATTGTTATATTTATCACTTTAGTAGCCATATAAAACAGTAAGTAGTGTCTTGTGTTGTATAAATATTTGCTTGAGCAGGATCCACTTTTATGTGAACTAACCTTTTGAGTGACTTGTCTTGTTGTTGTGACCAAAATAACTTTCCTTTGCCCCAAAGTTTGCCTTTAGTGGATGTATTATTGACTTACCATTATTCATTTGAATTTAGCAAAAAATCTCACATTTATATTATCTGTGTGTTTAATTCGTTATATGTCGGTGATGTTTCTTGTCCTGAcattagcttctttttttttcaggTATGCCCTATATGTGCGGCCAGAGTTGCAATGGACATAGTTGGCCACATAACAGTGCAGCATGGAAATTTCTTTAAGATATCCTTTTTTGAATCCCATTATCTGTTTCTATCGAGTCTGATgctcctattgatttttttcctaTAGTTATTGAATAATTAAATCTTTCTTTTCAAGCAGAAGATTTTCTCAACGAGTTATTACTCAGTTCCTATTGTGCAAATGCCATGTTCTATATTGAGTTGCTCAGACAAGTTTCTTAACCAAGAGCTCACATGCAGCATGAAAGGAGACTTTCCAAAGGTTCATCAAGATCTCATTCAACACTTTCGTTCCTGAGAAAGGAATTGCAGGATGCCAATCTTCGATTTTCCTGTGGAGGCTCATCAGACACGCTTGCTTCCTCCAATGCTGCACCTGATCCTTTACTGTCATCGTTCATTTTCAGTTTGCCTGAAGTGGAACCTTCAAAAGATGTACAAGCTGTAATCTCTGATGAAGAAAGCACAGTGGATGAAATTTCAGATGATAAGGTGGAAAATAGGTATGAAATACTGGCATTTTGTGTTGAATTATATTCTTCTTTTTTCCACTCCTATTGTTATAATGATTgcatcaacttattgcatgagatCTGTACATATATTATAAAGAAGTGGGTTATATGGGCTTCCTACTGTTTGCATATTGATCACTTGTTAAAACAGAAGTAAATTTATGATAATTTAGATTGATATTTAATGTGGGTTTCACAAATCTATATATAGAAGGATAGTTTTACTGATAGACGAACTGACTTGTCTCTCTATAAGTTGCTTTGAGTTATCCGAATGTGGGCCATACAAATTTGACAAACCTACTCAGAGTTTTCGTATATGATATTCCTATTTCACTATGGATATTGTCATTCACTTGACATCCAATTACATCACTGTTTGTACTTATATCATACTTTTGCATTGTACCTGTTAGCCACTTGTAGTGCGAACCCTGTTCTGAAGGGTAAGACATTACCCTATTTCGAAGTGAGCCATGAAGCTGATGATAACCAGTCACTGGTGAAATTAATTGAACCATCAACATGTAGGGATCTTGACAGTTATAAGCATCACTTCTGGACCAAAGGGTAATCAAATTTCATAATGAGAAACGGTTAACTAGCCCAAATTCAAATTATTTAGAGTAACTTGTGATAAATGCAGTAAACACTGTGGTGAAAATGCACAAGAATTAAGATCGTTTTACTGCATTTTGTTTCTTAAATTTGGCAACACGAATAACAACAGAGAGGGCTGTCGGTAAAGCGAACACTAGAATTTGATGAAACGATGTTTAAAGCAAATGATAGCTTGGTGTGAAGGTGAGAAACAAGTACTGTCATCCTTGAGCAAGCCCATATTGAACCTCCAATTCCTTCAACCATGAACCTAAAAACACTCACAATGCTAGGCCTGACTTCTGGGCTTCGCTTCTTGGCCCAATATCAATTTGAAGTTCGGCTGTGTCTTTATCTATCCTGTAAACCTGGCAGCCATGGCATACTTAGCCACTTTACAAAATTAATCTGGAACCATGTAAAGTATCAAGTTCCTGGGATTTAACATTCATTGTTTTTACTTTGGGCAAGCATACTCGATCTTTTTGCTACCAGTTCTTTTAGGTTGTGCACAGAATTGCTAATCATTCACACGGTAGAGTTGCTATTTGCAATATTGATTAGAAATATGTTTCATTGTCTAATTTTTCATTACAAGATCCACTGGAATGTTATATATTTTCTATCTCCtttaaaaaaaatccaataaTTCAGTTGCTTTTTTCTCTTGCTAATTTGACTTTTGGTTGAATTTCATACTTCATCTGTTGTAATTATTGTTCATTCTTTACATGGTTACCAAATTAAAGTCTACTTAGAAAAACTTGATTCTTTTTTCTGGTTATGTATGACATATGTCATTGTTCATTAGATATAAATGGCCATCTATGTATCCATTGTGACCTTTTAGTAGGAACTAATAATCGTgacaggagaaaaaaaaaatcattccaaTGATCCTCGATATGAAACACTGCTAGGAAATTAATTCTGCTGTCTGTAAATCAGCGAACAGGACTACTGTCCCACTGTTATGGTGTGTTTAAGATTAATACCTGTCATTTGAATAAAACACGCATGAATAATGGTTATTGAGCTTCAACATATTAGCATTTATGTCAATTGAAACCATTGCCTCTTGAGTTTTGATGGTGAATGGGAGGGTTGTAATGACTTCAAATTTTGACTGCCAAAAGGATTTCGCCTTCCGTTCTCTATGCCAAAAGGGCTGTAATGACTTCAAATTTATTGTCTTTTACAAAGCATGGCATCAGTTGCATCGTCGCTGCTATCTTGTTATTCTCATTCAGACCTTTTTGTCTCTTATTTTAGATCTCATTTTGATTGCCTAACGTTCCTGAGCCTGCTTTCCAGTGCCGAACCAACTCTATCTTACCAAGATGAGGAGAGAGCTCGGAGGAGCGAGTTTGTGCGGGAGCTTGTGCTGTCCACGATAATTGACGACAACTTGTAGTGGAGTCAACCAAGTGGTGGCAGCAGCTGCGGCTATGGCAATGCCTGATCTCACTCGGCTAGTTGCCACCTTGGGCATCAGAATTGCCCACATCTCTGGCAGAGGGGGAGGTGATCTTATAGAGTTATAGTTGTATTGCAAGAAGACGAGTGCTTGGAATCTGTGATACAGCACTGTAGTGTATAGGTCATAGCTATGTATAATTCAAGTGCAAGCATCTCTTTCAAAAGGAAACAATAAAATGTTAGCTGAAAGAAGTCAGGACACGTCTTTTGGAATCTCAAGATTCTGCTCATTTTCTAGTCTcttgcagctttagaaaattaATCTATTGATGATGATTTTTGATCCATTTTATTAGTTTgaggatttaaaatttttgattttttttagatcCAAAACATTAGTTTAGTGTTGAAATATCATATCCCGAACATAATTATCGAAGGATAGAAGCCTAACACAGAACGGAGGGCTCACCCTTGGAACATTGCGGGGTGACGTCAGTCGCCCTTTCTCCACTATCATAGCGTCTTCCGTAGGCGATTGGCCACAACGGCAAGACCAACAGAGGCTGACGCCCCTCCGGGGGGAGTACTATTCTCGTATGTCGGCCAAAGCCAGCAGGCACAAAGGAAGCGTTGCCCATTCATCACAAATTGTGGGCCCGATAAGCGATCGTGTCATACCCGGTGACCTGGCAACCGATGGGTCGATCTTATTCCTGTTTGGTCGCTCGATCAAGTTAAGCTGTGATAGTTGTTAATTGGAGTCTCCGTGTAGGCGTTAcatgagattatatatatatattataagaccAGAGCGAAGACTTAAATGGATGATGTGAAGTTTCCATGGTTGTTTCCCTCCGAGGTTCTATATAAAAGCCGAGCGATCCGCCGCTCGTCGACAttccctcttgcgagctctcatgGCGACCAAGAAGCGGCCTCTGCTTGCCCCGGGGGAGGAGGAGCGGGAGGGCGGGGAGGGATCTCGGACAATAAAGCGATGGCGGCCCCTAATCCTGTAAGCGGGCAACACAAGGTTTCGTTTTCGACCCGaggcttttcttcttcttcttcttatcttttgcGTCTTCTTTTTGGTTCCAGAGAGGTCATGGGCGAGCAGCACATGAAGCGTTTCTTGACGAGACTGGAGTCGGTTGTTCGCAGAGCGGTAAAGGGCTTGTCTTGATCTGAGTCTATGTAGGATTACTAGAAATGAGAAAA from Musa acuminata AAA Group cultivar baxijiao chromosome BXJ1-3, Cavendish_Baxijiao_AAA, whole genome shotgun sequence encodes the following:
- the LOC103978943 gene encoding protein DEHYDRATION-INDUCED 19 homolog 2, giving the protein MEMDSWDRLSSASKRHESILRSRYDMYLGLEDTDGGEDDSRAEFPCPFCFEDFDLVGLCCHLDDEHPVEVKTEIVCPICAARVAMDIVGHITVQHGNFFKMQHERRLSKGSSRSHSTLSFLRKELQDANLRFSCGGSSDTLASSNAAPDPLLSSFIFSLPEVEPSKDVQAVISDEESTVDEISDDKVENSAEPTLSYQDEERARRSEFVRELVLSTIIDDNL